The genome window TGATTTTGGCCGAAACGCCTGACGCCATTACAGTTCTGATGGCGGCTGCGGCCCTCGCCACAATTCTCCCCGCGGTTGCTCGCTTGTACCGCTGGCTGCGCCCGGAACCGGGCGCGCTTGCGCCCGTCGTCGTGGCCACGGTGGACTGGGAAAGCTACGTGATCGCTCCGGACGTGAAGAAGCAGCTGCGGGAAAGCGTCCCCTTGGAAGACTTAGTCTCATGGGAAAAGCGGCAGCGAGAATTTCCTTCGGTGAGTTCAGATGAACTGCTGGAGCGTTTCTCGCGATCCTTCACCTCCGCCGAAGCGATCGCATCCCGGCAGACTAGATACTTGTATATACGGTGGGAACTCGAGCTGGCCATCGTTGTTCGTAACGACAGCAATGTCGTCGCCTCTGCAGCGAAGCTGCTTCTGCCTGGAGACGGCGTAGCAGTAGTTTCGAGAACAATTCTGTTCAGAGATTCCCCGCTCGTAGAATGGAAGGGTGAGATTGCGCTTGGAGACATTCTTCCAAACTCAGCTGTACGCCTACGAGTGTGGAAAGCCGATCTTTTCTTCGACGCCACGCAGTTGAGCCAGTTTGCCGTTGTCTATGATGGAGGGCTTGGGAAAGTCATCAATCAAGAGATGACAACCAGTCCGCAATCATGGTTTGGTCTGGGCACACTCTTTTGGATCTCAGTCGGTGGACTTGTTCTTATGGTTCTCTCGTTGGTCGGCCTATTTCTCTTTGCCAGCCATTGAGCAATCGCATACTTGGCTCGACCGTCTGACCCCGTCCCGCGATTCGTATGCTGCGGTGCGGAGGAGCTGTAGCGAAACGGGATCAGCAGACTGAACGAGCCGATCCGATCCGCTGCTCACGCCAACGTTTCACCGATCCTCATTTTTCGCGCACCTCACCGATGGTGACGTCAGACTTGGAACACCTCATCGCTGCATGACGTACCAGTCGATCACCCCGACCCCGTCCTTGCCGGCCATCGGCTGTCGCAGCGAATCGATCAGCAACGCTGGCCGTTTCTTGCCCTCGGGATCCGGTGCGCGCCGAATGTTCCATCCGAACCAGCTGCCTGCGCCATCCCCGGTCCACTCCGCGAGAGCTTCTCCGGTCTTGCCGGATCGAATGTCCACGCGGCCGACCTTGTCGGCGTCGCCCGCTTTGTGCCACGGCGCGCCGACCGCGAGATCGTCGACGCCGTCGCCATTGATGTCGCCGGCGCTCGTGATCATGCGGCCGTAATACTCGCCCGCCTGCGTCCCGGTCCAATGGCGCAGCTCTTTGCCGGTGACGCCGGAGAACACCTGAACCTCGCCGGGTTTCGACCGCGAATCGTCTGCGCTGTACGACGACGCAATCGCGATCTCGGTGCGACCGTCGCCGTCGAGATCTCCCATCGACGTCACCATCTCGCCGAAGCCGGAAACCGGGTCGGTGCTATCCCAGCGGCGAAGCAGTGCGCCTGTGTTGGTCGACAGCAGGAAGACCGCACCATGCGTATCGCCCTCGGATTCTCCCTGCATCGCGCCGACGACAAGGTCGGGATGTCCGTCGGCATCGAAGTCGTCGGTGCGTGCGACATACCAGCCGAACGTCCAGCGCGGCACTTCGGGCGCATACATCCGGAGCACGGAGCCGTCCTTGCCGCTCAGCAGATAGACGCGGCCGCCGCTGTTGGCAGGCGAGCCGACAAACACATCGACTGCGCCGTCGCCGTTCTGATCTCCGGCGAGCGCCATGTCCCAGCCGAGATTCTCTTCGCGCACGGCCGTCTTCTGCCACAGGGTTTTGCCGGACTTGGGCGAATGCGCGGAGACGACACCGTGAAGGACGTCGTTTTGCTTGGCTGTCGGCGCGGCGATGACGACATCGGCAAGACCGTCGCCGTCGAGATCGGGAATCGGAACGACCGAGTGGCCGAACATTCCCTCGTTGATCGTCCCGTCCCACTCGCGGATCTTCGCACCGGTCGCGCCCGACCAGATCGTCGCGACGCCGTTCTGGTAGACGTCGTCCTTGAGCTTCCAGCGCGAGCCGGCGGCGATGTCCGCACGACCGTCGCCGTCGGCATCGAGCGGCTCGCCGAAGCGGAAACCGAGCTCACCGTTCGCAACATCGCCGGCAACGCGACGTGCATTGCACCAGCCGGTACCGGCACCGCTGCACGGCGGGACGGCCGCGGCCGGCAACGCCGCCACGAGCAGCGTCGCGAGCGAAAGCGCGATCAGTCGAGAGAACGGGATCAGAACAACCGGCGCCGGAATCGAAAGAAGCAGAGGAAGAACGAGGCTGCGCCGGCGGTGCGAGTGCACCGCCGGCGCCGTGATCATGAGTGGCAGCAGGCGACCCAGTGCATGGTGAGGCAGTTTCGACCTCCGGGGTTACCATCCCCGCCCAATACGAGAGCACCCAGCGCACCGGTGGCGTTGGTCAATGAGACAACGTCGCCGCCGACTCCGAGATGACCGGTGTTGTAGACCCACCGCGGGTCGCCCGACGCGGGGCTCTGGGCGCACTGACCGGCCGACGGCCTCGCAGGATTGACTGCCCACAAATCCGTCACCGTGTTCATCGCCGTGTCTTTCAGGCCCGTCATTGGCGGGCCCTGCGATACGACCAGCTCAGGATAGCTGCAGACGTGAGCGCCCGCGAAGTTGGAGGCGCAGGCGGCTTCCGCGGCCGGAAGACCAGCCATGAGATTGTA of Candidatus Limnocylindrales bacterium contains these proteins:
- a CDS encoding FG-GAP-like repeat-containing protein → MITAPAVHSHRRRSLVLPLLLSIPAPVVLIPFSRLIALSLATLLVAALPAAAVPPCSGAGTGWCNARRVAGDVANGELGFRFGEPLDADGDGRADIAAGSRWKLKDDVYQNGVATIWSGATGAKIREWDGTINEGMFGHSVVPIPDLDGDGLADVVIAAPTAKQNDVLHGVVSAHSPKSGKTLWQKTAVREENLGWDMALAGDQNGDGAVDVFVGSPANSGGRVYLLSGKDGSVLRMYAPEVPRWTFGWYVARTDDFDADGHPDLVVGAMQGESEGDTHGAVFLLSTNTGALLRRWDSTDPVSGFGEMVTSMGDLDGDGRTEIAIASSYSADDSRSKPGEVQVFSGVTGKELRHWTGTQAGEYYGRMITSAGDINGDGVDDLAVGAPWHKAGDADKVGRVDIRSGKTGEALAEWTGDGAGSWFGWNIRRAPDPEGKKRPALLIDSLRQPMAGKDGVGVIDWYVMQR